A window from Tachyglossus aculeatus isolate mTacAcu1 chromosome 20, mTacAcu1.pri, whole genome shotgun sequence encodes these proteins:
- the MOGAT2 gene encoding 2-acylglycerol O-acyltransferase 2 — protein MVHFAPLSMPLKRRLQTAAVLQWVFSFLALGQCCTLVFFGLLFTRFWLVSFLYAVWWCLDWETPSRGGRRFNWLRTCSIWRYMRDYFPVSLIKTAELDPRRNYLAGFHPHGVLVAGATTNFCTEATGFSSLFPGIRPHLMMLTLWFRIPFFREYIMSGGLVSSDKESVVHLLSKKEGGNLLVIVVGGAREALDARPGAYKLLLNSRKGFIRLALQYGAPLVPIFSFGENELFDQVSNPSGSWLRWVQERLQKVMGISLPLFHARGVFQYSFGLLPYRRPIYTVVGKPIEVEKKTNPTEEEVDQLHQLYMEELYNLFEAHKTKYNVPDDQHLEFQ, from the exons ATGGTCCACTTCGCCCCGCTGTCCATGCCGCTGAAGCGCAGGCTACAGACCGCTGCCGTGTTGCAGTGGGTGTTCAGCTTCCTGGCTCTGG GTCAGTGCTGCACCTTGGTCTTCTTTGGACTCCTGTTCACCCGGTTCTGGCTGGTTAGCTTTCTGTATGCCGTCTGGTGGTGCCTCGACTGGGAAACACCCAGCAGGGGTGGGCGGCGATTCAACTGGCTTCGGACCTGCAGCATCTGGAGATACATGAGAGACTATTTCCCTGTGTCT CTCATCAAGACAGCCGAGCTGGACCCCAGGAGGAACTACTTGGCCGGTTTCCACCCACACGGGGTGCTGGTGGCCGGCGCTACAACCAACTTCTGCACCGAGGCCACGGGCTTCTCCAGCCTGTTCCCTGGCATCCGACCTCACCTGATGATGCTGACGCTCTGGTTCCGCATCCCCTTCTTCCGGGAGTATATCATGTCTGGAG GACTGGTCTCATCAGACAAGGAGAGTGTGGTGCACCTGCTGAGCAAGAAAGAGGGTGGAAACCTGCTGGTTATCGTGGTTGGGGGTGCACGCGAAGCCCTGGATGCCCGTCCTGGGGCCTATAAGCTGCTACTGAACAGCCGGAAGGGCTTCATCCGTCTCGCCCTGCAATACGG GGCTCCGTTGGTGCCTATCTTCTCCTTTGGAGAAAACGAGCTGTTTGACCAGGTCAGCAACCCCTCAGGCTCCTGGCTGCGCTGGGTGCAGGAGCGgctgcagaaggtcatgggcatCTCCCTCCCCTTGTTCCACGCCCGCGGTGTGTTCCAGTACAGCTTCGGTCTGCTCCCCTACCGGCGCCCCATCTACACCGTGG TCGGGAAGCCGATTGAGGTGGAGAAGAAGACCAACCCCACCGAGGAGGAAGTGGACCAGTTGCACCAGCTGTACATGGAAGAACTTTATAACCTCTTCGAGGCTCACAAGACCAAGTACAACGTCCCTGACGACCAGCACCTTGAATTCCAGTGA